Proteins from one Microbacterium faecale genomic window:
- the aztD gene encoding zinc metallochaperone AztD, producing the protein MRIITRKRLFGGGSIAAIALLAAGCASGPAAETPATDTHGHDVEAGSRVAVSLEGEVAVLDAETLSVIDTFETEEFTRLNAVGDGRNVLVTTSAGFQVLDTTTPELTQTVFDADAAGHVVRHAGQTILYSDGWGETTIFDSHALVDSDGAMPEVRQHQADAPHHGVSIVLEDGTLVTTVGDDAARSGAVALEPHDDHYHELTVSDQCPGIHGEGTAKDEAVVFGCEDGALMYRDGAFHKFDAPEEYGRMGNAYVSETSPIAVGDYKNDPDAEGYLLNDVALIDTENETYDVQNLGDVEYTWRGAGRGPGDRFFVLGTDGSIHVMDPQSGEFDDAYPVVDEWEGPGDWQQPHAAMITAGDIAYVADVANQRVVSVDLTTGEVLAEGESLSSAPNEIAVNLG; encoded by the coding sequence ATGAGAATCATCACTCGAAAGCGACTGTTCGGCGGCGGATCCATCGCCGCGATCGCGCTCCTGGCCGCGGGCTGCGCGTCGGGCCCAGCCGCCGAGACGCCCGCCACCGACACGCACGGTCACGACGTCGAGGCGGGATCGCGCGTCGCCGTCTCGCTCGAGGGCGAGGTAGCAGTGCTCGACGCGGAAACGCTGTCCGTCATCGACACGTTCGAGACGGAGGAGTTCACGCGACTCAACGCGGTCGGCGACGGCCGGAACGTCCTCGTCACGACATCCGCCGGATTCCAGGTCCTCGACACAACAACACCGGAACTGACCCAGACGGTGTTCGACGCGGACGCCGCTGGCCACGTCGTCCGGCACGCGGGACAGACGATCCTGTACTCCGACGGCTGGGGCGAGACGACGATCTTCGACTCGCACGCGCTCGTCGACTCCGACGGCGCGATGCCGGAGGTGCGCCAGCACCAGGCAGATGCGCCGCACCACGGCGTCTCCATCGTGCTCGAGGACGGCACTCTCGTCACGACCGTCGGCGACGACGCGGCACGATCCGGCGCGGTCGCGCTCGAACCCCACGACGATCATTACCACGAGCTCACGGTGTCGGACCAATGCCCGGGCATCCACGGCGAGGGAACCGCGAAGGACGAAGCCGTCGTCTTCGGCTGCGAGGACGGCGCGCTGATGTATCGGGACGGCGCGTTCCACAAGTTCGATGCGCCCGAAGAGTACGGCCGCATGGGGAACGCATACGTCTCGGAGACGAGCCCCATCGCCGTCGGCGACTACAAGAACGATCCCGACGCCGAGGGGTACCTGCTGAACGACGTCGCGCTGATCGACACCGAGAACGAGACCTACGACGTGCAGAACCTCGGCGACGTCGAGTACACCTGGCGCGGCGCGGGCCGCGGACCCGGCGACCGGTTCTTCGTGCTCGGCACCGACGGATCCATTCACGTCATGGACCCGCAGAGCGGTGAGTTCGACGACGCGTACCCCGTCGTCGACGAGTGGGAGGGCCCGGGCGACTGGCAGCAGCCGCACGCCGCGATGATCACGGCGGGCGACATCGCGTACGTTGCCGACGTCGCGAATCAGCGCGTCGTCTCGGTGGACCTCACCACGGGCGAGGTCCTGGCCGAGGGCGAGAGCCTGTCATCCGCTCCGAACGA